A genome region from Dickeya chrysanthemi NCPPB 402 includes the following:
- a CDS encoding AIPR family protein: MAFVSDLKLEDNSTAASATAQVTATRLGHALRERYQDFIHKRECSVAQPDYNIKMASRALAAFTMFQLGGVDDREAGESVCDSSRDGGIDGVCINHNEKIVVIVQSKFNQSGSGTWIKDDFLSFKDACEKLQSEQYNLFDEILQNKQTDISIALSSLDYKFIFAMTHTGKRGAAEQILDDMKSWQVDLNEAALMTENTPNEELAFQVHLISAEDILQWLQAGSRNSIDLKDVEIERYGFIDNPHKAYYGLISGDQIADWWKSHGQRLFTKNIRNLLGKTDVNEEIKKTALTKPDMFWFYNNGITLLVNEIEPHRRNAALGSERGVFNFTDVSVINGAQTVSSIGSLIDSAGENLSKIKISARFIKVNDDKGDTIANSITRANNLQNRVLGRDFASQQPEQHRLAKELILEGYQYQLLRTDEDSFQKNAKTIDLDEALNALACLTKNNTIVATLKLYRGRFFDNFDGSLYKTVFNPQVPGIRLINAVIHLRVIDDLIGKELTTIDKLSNSRRHLIVTHANRYFASVLLNSVQNLKSSTDHITPDINDLGTKLINLIDSTEEYMSSKYANAYPARFFANANKIDELYKNI, from the coding sequence ATGGCATTTGTAAGCGACCTGAAACTTGAAGATAATTCAACTGCAGCCTCCGCAACTGCACAAGTTACAGCCACCCGACTTGGACATGCATTAAGAGAAAGATATCAGGATTTTATCCATAAACGTGAATGCTCTGTTGCTCAACCAGACTATAATATAAAGATGGCCAGTAGAGCCTTGGCTGCTTTTACTATGTTTCAATTAGGTGGAGTTGATGATCGGGAAGCAGGCGAAAGTGTTTGTGATAGCAGCCGTGATGGCGGCATTGATGGTGTATGTATTAACCACAACGAAAAAATTGTAGTTATCGTTCAATCTAAATTTAATCAATCAGGTAGTGGAACATGGATCAAAGATGATTTTTTATCTTTTAAAGATGCATGCGAAAAACTCCAAAGCGAACAATATAATTTATTTGACGAGATACTACAAAACAAGCAGACAGATATCAGCATTGCACTTAGTTCTTTAGACTATAAATTCATCTTTGCAATGACTCATACAGGTAAAAGAGGCGCTGCAGAGCAAATTTTGGATGACATGAAATCATGGCAAGTGGATTTGAATGAAGCAGCGTTAATGACAGAAAACACTCCAAATGAAGAGTTAGCCTTTCAAGTTCATCTTATCTCTGCCGAAGACATTCTTCAATGGTTACAGGCCGGCTCCAGGAATAGCATTGATTTGAAAGATGTTGAAATAGAACGATATGGTTTTATCGACAATCCACATAAAGCTTATTATGGTTTAATTAGTGGAGATCAGATTGCAGACTGGTGGAAATCTCACGGACAAAGATTATTCACGAAAAATATTAGAAATTTGCTAGGAAAAACAGATGTCAATGAAGAAATTAAAAAAACAGCATTAACAAAGCCAGATATGTTCTGGTTCTATAATAATGGCATAACTTTATTAGTTAATGAAATAGAGCCTCATAGAAGGAATGCAGCATTAGGTTCAGAAAGAGGCGTTTTTAATTTTACAGATGTAAGTGTCATTAATGGAGCACAGACAGTAAGCAGCATTGGATCATTGATCGATTCCGCAGGAGAAAACCTTTCAAAAATAAAAATTTCCGCAAGATTTATAAAAGTAAATGATGACAAAGGTGATACCATCGCCAATAGCATCACCAGAGCTAACAACCTCCAGAATAGAGTTCTCGGACGAGATTTTGCATCTCAGCAGCCAGAGCAACACAGGTTAGCAAAGGAATTAATTCTTGAAGGATACCAGTACCAATTATTAAGAACAGATGAAGACTCATTTCAAAAAAACGCCAAAACAATAGATCTTGATGAAGCTCTAAATGCTTTAGCTTGCTTAACCAAAAACAATACAATTGTTGCGACATTAAAGTTATATAGAGGCCGATTTTTTGACAACTTCGATGGTAGCTTATACAAAACGGTATTTAACCCACAAGTACCCGGAATTAGATTAATAAATGCTGTTATTCACCTTAGAGTCATTGATGACCTAATTGGAAAGGAACTAACCACCATTGACAAACTTTCAAATAGCAGAAGACATTTGATTGTCACTCACGCAAATAGATACTTTGCCTCAGTATTATTAAATTCAGTTCAAAACCTCAAGTCATCAACAGACCATATCACTCCAGATATAAATGATTTAGGAACAAAGTTAATTAATTTGATCGATAGTACCGAGGA
- a CDS encoding MBL fold metallo-hydrolase, with protein sequence MADPHAKHYSPETGRFFNLRPSTAPRMSLWQSLSLIWRLGFQRKGRVPDQRLPTQSPDLQAFLAAGERLKFIWFGHSTLLLNLDDTRILIDPVFSASVSPFSFMFRRFQPPVLAREALPDIDIILLSHDHYDHLDEQTIRAFRNSATRFIAPLKVGEHLKKWGIEAERIQELDWYQAHTFNGITFTATPSHHFSGRSLSGRNTTLWASWVIQGQQERLFFSGDSGYGEHFRDIGERFGPFDLAFMENGQYNQRWPDSHMHPEQTVQAVQDVRARLFMPIHWGMFALAFHDWADPVRHSSQLAQARQLPMLTPMLGEVVTLGTSTTTPMWWEKDVDALPSRPIARNAVQDAE encoded by the coding sequence ATGGCAGACCCGCACGCGAAACATTACTCCCCCGAAACCGGGCGTTTTTTCAACCTGCGCCCGTCGACAGCCCCGCGGATGAGCCTGTGGCAAAGCCTGTCGTTGATCTGGCGGCTCGGTTTTCAACGCAAAGGACGCGTACCGGACCAACGGCTACCGACGCAATCCCCTGACCTTCAGGCGTTCCTCGCGGCCGGCGAACGCCTCAAATTTATCTGGTTCGGACACTCGACCCTGCTGCTCAATCTGGATGACACCCGCATCCTGATAGACCCGGTGTTTTCCGCCAGCGTGTCGCCATTCAGCTTTATGTTTCGCCGTTTTCAGCCGCCGGTGCTGGCGCGCGAAGCGCTGCCGGACATCGACATCATTCTGTTGTCGCACGACCACTACGACCATCTCGACGAGCAGACCATTCGCGCCTTTCGCAACAGCGCGACCCGCTTTATCGCCCCGCTGAAAGTGGGCGAGCATCTGAAAAAGTGGGGGATTGAAGCGGAACGGATTCAGGAGTTGGACTGGTATCAAGCGCATACGTTTAACGGCATCACGTTCACCGCCACGCCGTCGCACCACTTTTCCGGGCGCAGCCTGTCCGGCCGCAACACCACGCTGTGGGCCTCCTGGGTGATTCAGGGGCAACAGGAGCGACTTTTTTTCAGCGGCGACTCCGGCTATGGCGAGCACTTCCGCGATATCGGCGAACGCTTTGGCCCGTTTGATTTGGCGTTTATGGAAAACGGCCAGTACAACCAACGCTGGCCGGACTCGCACATGCACCCGGAACAGACCGTGCAGGCGGTGCAGGACGTGCGCGCTCGCCTGTTTATGCCGATCCACTGGGGAATGTTCGCGCTGGCGTTTCACGACTGGGCCGACCCGGTACGCCACAGCAGCCAGTTAGCGCAAGCGCGACAGCTACCGATGCTGACACCGATGCTGGGTGAAGTGGTCACGCTGGGGACATCCACAACCACACCGATGTGGTGGGAGAAAGACGTTGATGCGCTACCGTCACGACCTATCGCCAGAAACGCGGTACAGGATGCGGAATAG
- the fdnG gene encoding formate dehydrogenase-N subunit alpha: MQVNRRGFFKVCAGGMAGTTLAVLGFTPTEAMASVRQYKLLRAKETRNNCTYCSVGCGLLMYSLGDGAKNAKPAIFHIEGDPDHPVSRGSLCPKGAGLVDYIHSEGRLKYPEYRAPGSDKWQRISWDDAIERIARLMKKDRDANFERVNAKGSLVNRWLTTGMLCSSAASNETGILDQKFARSLGMVAIDCQARLCHGPTVAALAPTFGRGAMTNNWVDIKNANVIIVMGGNAAEAHPVGFKWAVEAKTHNDAKLIVVDPRFNRSAAVADLYAPIRAGSDAAFLLGIVNYLINNDKIHHEYVKSYTSASLIVREDFRFDEGLFSGYNSQTHQYDKSSWQYELGSDGFAKRDMTLTHPRCVWNLLKKHVSRYTPEMVTSLCGTPAKDYEEICQSLASTCVPNRTATFMYALGWTHHTNGAQIIRAAAMIQLLLGNIGMAGGGINALRGHSNIQGYTDLGLLSLNLPGYMPLPSEKQGDLKTYLSQITPDALLPDQVNYWKNTPKFFISMMKSFWGDNAQAANNWGYDWLPKWDRSYDVMAQTELMLDGKMNGYIVQGFNPLAAFSNKNKATAALSKLKYMVVIDPLATETSTFWQNHGEFNDVNPAEIQTEVFRLPSSCFAEENGSIANSGRWLQWHWAAAEPPAEALHDGKILGRLMMRLRELYREEGGVCPEPVMNINWNYQDPEDPTPEEIAREANGMALADVFDDKGNLVLKKGQQLADFSQLRDDGTTASFCWIYAGSWTEAGNQMANRDNTDVGLGATPGWAWCWPQNRRILYNRASADLQGKPWDSKRKLLEWTGQKWKGIDVPDFAATVPPGKDTMPFIMLPEGVARLFSLDKLADGPFPEHYEPIESPIGTNPLHPAVVSNPAARLFARDAKTMGKASDFPYVATTYSITELFRHWTKHARMNAIVQPEQFVEIGENLAKSKGIKAGDMVKVSCQRGYIKAKAVVTKRIRTLTVAGKAIETVGIPCHWGFEGTTRKGFLANTLTPSVGDANSQTPEYKAFLVNVEKV; this comes from the coding sequence ATGCAAGTTAATCGAAGGGGCTTTTTTAAAGTCTGCGCCGGGGGAATGGCAGGGACCACACTCGCTGTTTTAGGATTTACACCCACAGAGGCGATGGCCTCGGTCCGTCAGTACAAGCTGCTGCGGGCAAAAGAAACACGTAATAACTGCACTTACTGCTCAGTCGGTTGCGGGCTGCTGATGTACAGCCTGGGCGACGGGGCGAAAAACGCCAAACCCGCCATCTTTCATATCGAAGGGGACCCGGATCATCCGGTCAGCCGCGGCTCGTTGTGCCCGAAGGGCGCCGGTCTGGTGGACTACATCCACAGTGAAGGCCGCCTGAAATATCCGGAGTACCGCGCACCGGGTTCGGACAAATGGCAGCGCATCAGTTGGGACGACGCCATTGAGCGTATCGCTCGCCTGATGAAAAAAGACCGTGACGCCAATTTCGAGCGCGTCAACGCTAAAGGCTCGCTGGTTAACCGCTGGCTGACTACCGGGATGCTGTGCTCTTCCGCCGCCAGTAATGAAACCGGCATTCTCGACCAGAAATTCGCCCGCTCGCTGGGCATGGTCGCCATCGATTGTCAGGCGCGTTTGTGTCACGGCCCGACGGTAGCTGCGCTGGCGCCGACCTTCGGCCGTGGGGCGATGACCAACAACTGGGTGGATATCAAAAACGCCAACGTGATTATCGTGATGGGCGGTAACGCGGCGGAAGCGCACCCGGTCGGTTTCAAATGGGCGGTGGAAGCCAAAACCCACAACGACGCCAAACTGATTGTGGTCGATCCGCGCTTTAACCGTTCCGCCGCCGTCGCCGATTTGTACGCGCCGATCCGCGCCGGCTCTGACGCCGCTTTCCTACTGGGTATCGTCAACTACCTGATTAATAACGACAAGATTCACCACGAGTATGTGAAGTCCTACACCAGCGCCAGCCTGATCGTGCGTGAGGATTTCCGCTTCGACGAAGGGCTGTTCAGCGGTTATAACAGCCAGACTCACCAGTATGACAAGAGCAGTTGGCAGTACGAGCTGGGGTCAGACGGTTTCGCCAAACGAGACATGACGCTGACCCATCCGCGCTGCGTATGGAACCTGCTGAAAAAACACGTTTCCCGCTATACGCCGGAAATGGTGACCTCGCTGTGCGGCACGCCGGCGAAAGACTATGAAGAGATTTGCCAGTCGCTGGCCAGCACCTGCGTGCCCAACAGAACCGCCACCTTCATGTACGCACTGGGCTGGACTCACCACACCAACGGCGCGCAGATTATCCGCGCGGCGGCGATGATCCAGTTGTTACTCGGCAACATCGGCATGGCGGGCGGCGGCATCAATGCGCTGCGCGGTCACTCCAACATTCAGGGTTATACCGATCTGGGGCTGCTGAGCCTCAACCTGCCGGGCTATATGCCGTTGCCGTCCGAAAAACAGGGCGACCTGAAAACCTACCTCAGCCAGATCACGCCGGATGCGTTGCTGCCGGATCAGGTCAACTACTGGAAGAATACGCCGAAGTTTTTTATCAGCATGATGAAGAGCTTCTGGGGCGATAACGCACAAGCCGCCAACAACTGGGGCTATGACTGGCTGCCGAAATGGGACCGCAGCTATGACGTGATGGCCCAGACCGAACTGATGCTGGACGGCAAAATGAACGGCTACATCGTTCAGGGGTTCAACCCGCTGGCGGCGTTCTCCAACAAGAACAAGGCCACTGCCGCCCTGTCGAAACTGAAATACATGGTGGTGATCGACCCGCTGGCGACCGAAACGTCTACGTTTTGGCAGAACCACGGCGAGTTTAATGACGTGAACCCGGCCGAGATTCAGACTGAGGTGTTCCGTCTGCCGTCCAGTTGCTTTGCCGAAGAAAACGGCTCGATTGCCAACTCCGGCCGCTGGTTGCAATGGCACTGGGCGGCGGCCGAGCCACCGGCTGAAGCGCTGCACGACGGTAAGATCCTCGGCCGCCTGATGATGCGTCTGCGTGAACTGTACCGCGAAGAGGGCGGCGTCTGCCCGGAACCGGTGATGAACATCAACTGGAACTATCAGGACCCGGAAGACCCGACGCCGGAAGAGATCGCCCGCGAAGCCAACGGTATGGCGCTGGCGGACGTGTTCGACGACAAAGGTAATCTGGTGCTGAAAAAAGGCCAGCAACTGGCGGACTTCTCGCAACTGCGCGACGACGGCACTACCGCCAGCTTCTGCTGGATTTACGCCGGTAGCTGGACCGAAGCCGGCAACCAGATGGCGAACCGCGACAATACCGACGTCGGCCTTGGTGCCACGCCGGGTTGGGCCTGGTGCTGGCCGCAGAACCGCCGCATCCTGTACAACCGCGCCTCGGCGGACTTGCAAGGCAAACCCTGGGACAGCAAACGCAAACTGCTGGAATGGACCGGCCAGAAATGGAAGGGCATCGACGTACCGGATTTCGCCGCCACGGTGCCGCCGGGCAAAGACACCATGCCGTTCATCATGCTGCCGGAAGGGGTGGCGCGCCTGTTCTCGCTGGACAAACTGGCGGATGGCCCGTTCCCGGAACACTACGAACCGATAGAAAGCCCGATCGGCACCAACCCGCTGCACCCGGCGGTGGTGTCTAACCCGGCGGCGCGTCTGTTTGCGCGTGATGCCAAAACCATGGGCAAGGCGAGCGATTTCCCGTACGTCGCCACCACCTATTCCATTACCGAGCTGTTCCGCCACTGGACCAAACATGCGCGCATGAACGCGATTGTTCAGCCGGAGCAGTTTGTCGAAATCGGCGAAAACCTGGCGAAGAGCAAAGGCATCAAGGCCGGCGATATGGTGAAAGTGTCCTGTCAGCGCGGTTACATCAAAGCGAAAGCGGTGGTGACCAAGCGTATCAGAACGCTGACCGTGGCCGGAAAAGCGATTGAGACCGTCGGTATTCCCTGTCACTGGGGATTTGAGGGCACGACGCGCAAGGGATTCCTGGCGAATACCCTGACGCCCAGCGTCGGCGATGCCAACTCGCAAACGCCGGAATACAAGGCGTTCCTGGTCAATGTGGAAAAGGTGTAA
- the fdxH gene encoding formate dehydrogenase subunit beta, whose product MSMQSQDIIQRSATSSLTPPPQVRDDKSEVAKLIDVTTCIGCKACQAACSEWNDIRDEVGHNVGVYDNPTDLSAKSWTVMRFSEVESADRLEWLIRKDGCMHCAEPGCLKACPSAGAIIQYANGIVDFQSEHCIGCGYCIAGCPFNIPRLNPQDNRVYKCTLCVDRVSTGQEPACVKTCPTGAIHFGTKEEMKNVAAERIAHLQKRGYANAGLYDPEGVGGTHVMYVLHHADKPSLYHNLPDNPKISTPVNLWKGILKPLSTLGFVATFAGLMFHYIGIGPNTEETAHPHEGQPHEGDDKHE is encoded by the coding sequence ATGTCAATGCAATCTCAGGATATTATCCAGCGTTCGGCCACCAGTAGCCTGACGCCGCCGCCACAGGTTCGGGATGATAAAAGCGAAGTCGCCAAACTGATCGACGTCACCACCTGCATCGGCTGTAAAGCCTGCCAGGCGGCCTGTTCCGAGTGGAACGACATCCGCGATGAAGTCGGCCACAACGTGGGGGTGTACGACAACCCTACCGATCTGAGCGCGAAATCCTGGACGGTGATGCGTTTCTCCGAGGTGGAGAGCGCAGACCGTCTGGAGTGGTTGATTCGTAAGGACGGCTGTATGCACTGCGCCGAGCCGGGCTGCCTGAAAGCCTGCCCGTCGGCCGGGGCGATTATTCAGTACGCCAACGGCATCGTCGATTTTCAGTCTGAGCACTGCATCGGCTGTGGCTACTGCATCGCCGGGTGTCCGTTCAATATTCCGCGCTTAAACCCGCAGGATAACCGCGTCTACAAATGTACGCTGTGCGTCGATCGCGTCAGCACCGGTCAGGAGCCGGCCTGCGTGAAGACTTGCCCGACCGGCGCCATTCATTTCGGCACCAAGGAAGAAATGAAGAACGTGGCGGCCGAGCGTATCGCGCATCTGCAAAAACGCGGCTACGCCAACGCCGGTCTGTATGACCCCGAAGGCGTCGGCGGCACCCACGTAATGTATGTGTTGCATCATGCGGATAAACCGTCGCTGTACCACAACCTGCCGGATAACCCGAAAATTTCGACGCCGGTTAATCTGTGGAAAGGCATTCTCAAGCCGCTTTCGACATTGGGCTTCGTCGCTACCTTCGCCGGGCTGATGTTCCACTATATCGGCATTGGGCCGAACACCGAAGAGACGGCGCATCCGCATGAAGGGCAGCCGCACGAAGGAGACGATAAGCATGAGTAA
- the fdnI gene encoding formate dehydrogenase-N subunit gamma: MSNPKMIVRTKFADRVCHWIVVISFFLVALSGIALFFPTLQWLTQTFGTPQMGRIMHPFFGILIVVCLVPMFIRFVGHNIPKRRDLPWFLNIIEVLKGNEHEVADVGKYNPGQKLMFWSIMGLTLVLLITGVIMWRPYFAHLFPIDLVRYAILLHATAAIVLIHAILIHLYMAFWVRGSIKGMIEGKVSEKWALKHHPRWARDVISKANKDKK, translated from the coding sequence ATGAGTAACCCAAAAATGATTGTGCGCACCAAATTCGCCGACCGTGTTTGCCACTGGATTGTGGTGATCAGCTTCTTTCTGGTGGCGCTGTCTGGTATCGCGCTGTTTTTCCCGACGCTGCAATGGCTGACGCAAACCTTCGGTACGCCGCAGATGGGGCGCATCATGCACCCGTTCTTCGGTATTTTGATTGTGGTGTGTCTGGTGCCGATGTTTATCCGCTTTGTCGGTCATAACATCCCCAAACGCCGCGATCTGCCGTGGTTCCTCAATATCATCGAGGTACTGAAGGGCAACGAGCATGAAGTCGCCGATGTGGGTAAATACAACCCCGGTCAGAAACTGATGTTCTGGAGCATCATGGGATTAACGCTGGTGTTGCTGATTACCGGCGTCATCATGTGGCGGCCGTACTTCGCGCACCTGTTCCCGATAGACCTGGTGCGTTACGCCATTCTGTTGCACGCCACGGCGGCCATCGTGCTGATCCACGCGATTCTGATCCATCTGTACATGGCGTTCTGGGTCCGCGGCTCCATCAAAGGCATGATCGAAGGCAAGGTGTCTGAAAAATGGGCGTTGAAACACCACCCGCGCTGGGCGCGCGATGTGATCAGCAAAGCCAATAAAGACAAGAAATAA
- a CDS encoding LacI family DNA-binding transcriptional regulator: MSLKQIAKTLGLSVTTVSRALNGYDDVAAETRQRVEDEARRLGYRPNTFARRLKMGRIDAVGLVFPLQPAPLSNTTFMDMVAEISHELAKQEIDLLLIADEGLADHHAFLRMIESRRVDALIVAHTLQQDPRLQYLQSIGFPFLALGRSDLPMPYAWFDFDNQAGAALATRHLIALGHRHIAFLGEHHPQSFIAQRRAGYLAALAAGGIARRDELLRQVAPSRREGYLATRQWLALPQPPTAIVIDGSTQGEGAALALRDSGRLHGERAVSLIVYDGLPADSLLEIPVTAITQATRLEVGQQIADMMFRLLAGDAPSSLQVLWQPQLRAGQTDNPPPQAE; the protein is encoded by the coding sequence ATGTCACTGAAACAGATTGCAAAAACGCTGGGGTTGTCGGTCACTACCGTCAGCCGGGCGCTGAACGGCTACGATGACGTAGCCGCCGAGACGCGCCAGCGGGTAGAAGACGAGGCGCGACGCCTCGGCTATCGCCCCAATACCTTTGCTCGTCGTCTGAAAATGGGTCGCATTGATGCGGTGGGCTTGGTGTTCCCGTTGCAGCCCGCACCACTCAGCAATACCACCTTTATGGACATGGTGGCGGAAATCAGTCACGAGCTGGCGAAGCAGGAGATCGACCTACTGTTGATCGCCGACGAAGGGCTGGCCGATCACCACGCGTTTTTGCGCATGATTGAAAGCCGCCGGGTGGATGCGTTAATCGTCGCGCATACCCTGCAACAGGACCCCCGCCTGCAATATCTGCAATCGATCGGCTTTCCGTTTTTGGCGCTGGGGCGCAGCGATTTGCCGATGCCCTATGCCTGGTTCGATTTCGACAATCAGGCCGGCGCTGCGCTTGCCACCCGCCATTTGATCGCCCTCGGGCACCGCCATATCGCTTTTCTGGGCGAGCATCATCCGCAATCGTTTATCGCCCAGCGCCGTGCCGGTTATCTGGCGGCGTTGGCGGCTGGCGGCATTGCCCGGCGCGACGAGCTGTTGCGTCAGGTGGCGCCATCACGTCGGGAGGGGTATCTGGCTACCCGGCAATGGCTGGCTTTGCCGCAGCCGCCTACCGCCATCGTCATCGACGGCAGCACGCAGGGAGAAGGAGCGGCGCTGGCGCTGCGCGACAGTGGCCGCCTGCACGGTGAACGTGCGGTATCGCTGATCGTCTATGACGGCCTGCCTGCCGACTCGCTACTGGAGATACCGGTCACCGCCATTACACAGGCTACACGCTTAGAAGTGGGGCAGCAGATTGCCGATATGATGTTTCGTCTGCTGGCAGGCGATGCGCCGTCGTCGTTGCAGGTGCTGTGGCAACCGCAACTACGCGCCGGACAGACCGATAACCCGCCGCCGCAAGCAGAATAA
- a CDS encoding alpha-galactosidase, which translates to METTLIRLTSPVTDVIVRCRPAAEILYWGPHLATFSPQDAESLSRPVANGRLDVDVPVTLAAETGRGLFGSPGIEGHRNGLDAFAVLTTVAVRQPDPQQLVIEAEDRQAGLRLTSELRLHADSGVLQLRHCLTNLHPGDWQVQRLAVTLPLPESAAEIMAFHGRWVREFQPHRTLLAHGSLVQENRRGRTSHEYFPAMVSGEPGFAEQHGRVWGAHLGWSGNHRLRTEVKTDGRRLVQAEALYLPGEIALAQGESLTTPWLYAACSEMGLNGMSQQFHRFLRQEIIRFPHAKARPVHLNTWEGIYFKHDPAYIMQMATQAAALGVERFIIDDGWFRGRDHDRAALGDWYVDLDKYPQGLMPVINHVRELGMEFGIWVEPEMINPDSDLYRAHPDWLLALPGYDQPTGRYQYVLDLSNPEAFDYLLARLSWLLGEHPIDYVKWDMNRELVQPAHQGRAAADRQTRAFYRLLDVLGERFPQVEFESCASGGGRIDYEVLRRCHRFWASDNNDALERQTIQRGMSYFFPPEVMGAHIGHHRCHATGRQHGIAFRGLTALFGHMGIELDPVRADAQEQAGFRHYVALHRQYRTLLHTGCLWRVDMADASTQVQGVVSEDRRQALFLVTQLAMPDYALAGVLRFPGLDAQARYRLTVVDHPDLKPVIEGGSTMRQLPTWMAAPAEYNGEWLMKAGLRLPILNPETALLLELERL; encoded by the coding sequence ATGGAAACGACACTGATTCGGCTCACCAGCCCGGTGACCGACGTGATTGTGCGCTGCCGGCCGGCGGCGGAAATACTGTATTGGGGACCGCATCTGGCGACGTTTTCGCCGCAGGATGCGGAAAGTCTGTCGCGGCCGGTGGCGAACGGCCGGCTGGATGTGGATGTGCCGGTAACACTGGCGGCGGAAACCGGACGCGGGCTGTTCGGCTCGCCGGGCATTGAAGGGCATCGCAACGGTCTCGATGCCTTTGCGGTGCTAACCACCGTCGCGGTGCGTCAGCCGGACCCGCAGCAACTGGTCATTGAAGCGGAAGACCGTCAGGCCGGCCTGCGCCTGACCAGCGAATTGCGGCTGCACGCCGACAGCGGGGTACTGCAACTACGCCACTGCCTGACTAACCTGCATCCGGGCGACTGGCAGGTACAGCGGCTGGCGGTCACGTTACCGTTGCCGGAATCGGCGGCAGAGATTATGGCGTTTCACGGCCGCTGGGTGCGGGAATTTCAGCCGCACCGCACGCTGTTAGCGCACGGCAGTCTGGTGCAGGAAAACCGTCGCGGACGCACTTCGCATGAATATTTTCCGGCGATGGTGAGCGGCGAGCCGGGATTCGCCGAGCAGCATGGCCGGGTATGGGGGGCACATCTCGGCTGGAGCGGCAACCATCGGTTGCGTACGGAAGTGAAAACCGATGGCCGACGGCTGGTGCAGGCGGAGGCACTCTACCTGCCCGGTGAAATCGCGCTGGCGCAGGGAGAGTCGCTGACTACGCCGTGGCTGTACGCCGCCTGTTCCGAGATGGGGCTGAATGGCATGAGCCAGCAGTTTCACCGCTTTTTGCGTCAGGAGATTATTCGTTTTCCGCACGCCAAAGCGCGCCCGGTCCACCTTAACACCTGGGAAGGCATCTACTTTAAGCATGATCCGGCCTACATCATGCAGATGGCGACGCAGGCCGCGGCGCTGGGCGTCGAGCGTTTTATCATCGACGATGGCTGGTTTCGTGGGCGCGACCATGACCGTGCCGCGCTCGGCGACTGGTACGTGGACTTGGATAAATACCCGCAAGGGCTGATGCCGGTGATAAACCATGTGCGGGAGCTGGGCATGGAGTTCGGCATCTGGGTCGAACCGGAAATGATCAACCCGGATTCCGATCTCTATCGTGCGCACCCGGATTGGCTGTTGGCGCTGCCCGGTTACGATCAGCCGACCGGCCGCTATCAGTATGTGCTCGACCTGTCTAACCCCGAGGCGTTCGATTACCTGCTGGCGCGCCTGAGCTGGCTGCTGGGCGAACACCCGATCGACTACGTGAAATGGGACATGAACCGCGAGTTGGTGCAACCGGCTCATCAGGGGCGGGCGGCGGCTGACCGCCAGACCAGGGCGTTTTATCGTTTGCTCGATGTGTTGGGCGAGCGCTTCCCGCAGGTGGAATTTGAGTCTTGCGCGTCGGGCGGTGGGCGCATCGATTATGAGGTGTTGCGGCGTTGCCACCGTTTCTGGGCGTCCGACAACAACGACGCACTGGAACGGCAGACGATTCAGCGCGGCATGAGTTACTTCTTCCCCCCCGAAGTGATGGGCGCGCACATCGGTCACCACCGCTGTCACGCCACCGGACGTCAGCACGGCATTGCTTTTCGCGGCCTGACGGCGCTGTTCGGCCATATGGGGATCGAGCTGGACCCGGTACGTGCCGATGCGCAGGAACAGGCCGGTTTTCGCCATTATGTGGCGCTGCACCGCCAGTATCGCACGCTGTTGCACACCGGCTGCCTGTGGCGCGTTGATATGGCCGATGCCTCTACGCAGGTGCAGGGGGTGGTCAGCGAGGATAGGCGTCAGGCGCTGTTTCTGGTCACGCAACTGGCGATGCCGGATTACGCGCTGGCCGGGGTGCTGCGTTTCCCCGGTCTGGACGCGCAAGCCCGTTACCGACTGACCGTGGTGGATCACCCTGACCTGAAACCGGTCATCGAGGGCGGCAGCACCATGCGGCAGTTGCCGACATGGATGGCGGCACCGGCTGAATATAACGGCGAATGGTTGATGAAAGCCGGGCTGCGTCTGCCTATTCTCAACCCGGAAACGGCGCTGTTGCTGGAACTGGAACGTCTGTAA